Proteins from a genomic interval of Cucumis melo cultivar AY chromosome 7, USDA_Cmelo_AY_1.0, whole genome shotgun sequence:
- the LOC103487571 gene encoding uncharacterized protein LOC103487571 produces MRMHCTWTLNRFQFRPSVLSRCTNIHPKPSSIRSSVLATMSTVSTETAVASEQNGSTNDAQKPLQVSNRLEKFKTTIFTRMSNLAIQYGGINLGQGFPNFDGPEFVKEAAIQAIKDGKNQYARGCGVPDLNLAISERFKKDTGLVVDPEKEVTVTSGCTEAIAATMLGLINPGDEVILFAPFYDSYEATLSMAGAKIKCITLRPPDFSLPINELKSAISKDTRAVLINTPHNPTGKMFTRDELNEIASLCIENDVLVFADEVYDKLSFEMDHISIASLPGMFERTVTMNSLGKTFSLTGWKIGWAIAPPHLTWGVRQAHAFLTFATSTPMQSAAATALRAPESYYEELKKDYLSKKAILEEGLKAVGFKVFPSSGTYFIIVDHTPFGLKNDVDFCEYLIKEVGVVAIPTSVFYLNPEDGKNLVRFTFCKDENTLRAAVDRMKEKLIRKS; encoded by the exons ATGCGGATGCACTGCACCTGGACCCTCAACCGCTTCCAATTCAGACCTTCCGTTTTGTCTAGATGTACTAATATTCACCCAAAACCAAGCTCTATTCGCTCTTCTGTTCTGGCCACCATGTCCACTGTTTCCACTGAAACCGCCGTCGCTTCCGAGCAGAATGGATCGACCAACGACGCTCAGAAGCCATTGCAG GTTTCAAACCGGCTGGAAAAGTTCAAAACAACTATTTTCACTAGAATGAGTAACTTGGCAATTCAATATGGGGGAATAAACCTTGGCCAAGGCTTCCCAAACTTTGATGGTCCCGAATTTGTGAAGGAAGCAGCAATTCAAGCCATCAAAGATGGTAAAAATCAATATGCTCGTGGATGTGGAGTGCCAGACTTGAACTTGGCCATTTCTGAGAGATTCAAGAAAGATACTGGACTTGTTGTCGACCCAGAGAAGGAAGTTACAGTTACCTCTGGGTGCACCGAAGCAATTGCCGCAACTATGCTTGGCTTAATAAATCCTGGCGACGAGGTGATCCTTTTTGCTCCTTTTTATGACTCTTATGAAGCCACTCTATCAATGGCTGGTGCAAAAATCAAGTGCATCACACTACGCCCACCAGATTTTTCTCTCCCTATAAATGAGCTCAAGTCAGCAATCTCAAAGGATACTCGTGCTGTTCTTATTAACACACCACATAACCCAACGGGAAAAATGTTCACAAGGGATGAACTTAATGAGATTGCCTCTCTCTGCATTGAGAACGATGTGCTAGTTTTTGCTGATGAAGTTTATGACAAATTATCTTTTGAAATGGACCACATTTCCATTGCTTCTCTTCCGGGAATGTTTGAGCGCACTGTCACCATGAATTCGTTAGGGAAAACATTCTCCCTCACTGGTTGGAAGATAGGTTGGGCAATCGCCCCGCCTCATTTGACATGGGGGGTGCGACAAGCACACGCTTTCCTTACATTTGCTACTTCCACACCAATGCAGTCAGCTGCTGCTACAGCTCTCCGAGCACCCGAATCTTACTATGAGGAGCTGAAGAAAGATTACCTATCAAAGAAAGCCATTTTGGAAGAGGGTCTGAAGGCAGTTGGTTTCAAGGTCTTTCCATCAAGTGGAACCTACTTTATTATTGTCGATCACACCCCTTTTGGGTTGAAGAATGACGTCGACTTTTGCGAGTATCTGATCAAAGAAGTTGGAGTCGTTGCTATTCCAACCAGTGTTTTCTACCTTAACCCAGAAGATGGGAAAAATCTTGTTAGATTTACATTCTGCAAAGATGAGAACACTCTCAGGGCCGCTGTAGATAGGATGAAGGAGAAGCTAATTAGGAAGTCATGA
- the LOC103487570 gene encoding uncharacterized protein LOC103487570 isoform X2, with amino-acid sequence MGSQENVKHIEDCSVSNALGTWVFSVAGALLAIPVGIKRKSLAPLVFFGTTGTMLDIIMGISACEREHAERQMKLLEEAQNSAPQSSLNDSNSHS; translated from the exons ATGGGAAGCCAAGAAAATGTTAAACATATTGAGGATTGCTCAGTTTCAAA TGCGTTGGGTACTTGGGTATTCTCAGTAGCAGGAGCGTTGCTAGCAATTCCAGTGGGAATAAAGAGGAAATCACTTGCACCCCTTGTCTTTTTTGGCACAACTGGTACTATGCTTGACATTATAATGGGAATTAGTGCTTGTGAAAGAGAACATGCTGAGCGTCAAATGAAGCTATTAGAGGAAGCTCAAAACTCTGCTCCTCAATCGTCTCTTAACGATTCCAATTCCCATTCTTGA
- the LOC103487570 gene encoding uncharacterized protein LOC103487570 isoform X1 — MLNILRIAQFQSSLSKMTEGISKSSTVCNLNCIILLSALGTWVFSVAGALLAIPVGIKRKSLAPLVFFGTTGTMLDIIMGISACEREHAERQMKLLEEAQNSAPQSSLNDSNSHS; from the exons ATGTTAAACATATTGAGGATTGCTCAGTTTCAAA GTAGTTTGTCTAAGATGACAGAAGGAATCTCGAAAAGTTCTACCGTTTGTAATCTGAACTGTATCATTTTATTAAG TGCGTTGGGTACTTGGGTATTCTCAGTAGCAGGAGCGTTGCTAGCAATTCCAGTGGGAATAAAGAGGAAATCACTTGCACCCCTTGTCTTTTTTGGCACAACTGGTACTATGCTTGACATTATAATGGGAATTAGTGCTTGTGAAAGAGAACATGCTGAGCGTCAAATGAAGCTATTAGAGGAAGCTCAAAACTCTGCTCCTCAATCGTCTCTTAACGATTCCAATTCCCATTCTTGA
- the LOC103487569 gene encoding uncharacterized protein LOC103487569 isoform X1 — protein sequence MSVFGWYGPLIDLSEAALHVGGFVQLLVFIHRSTPVEYKLTSGGDVIRTDIKVADDTRSFFSVSLWQKKMAAAAIPGDVVLLQNVKLRKFGDSTEATTVHCSSLECIIHPYETLVSEGVDELTANCRAGLAAKEKLRKVVEWAKGAGSTFHNIRLPSDQKTNQFFRNWKLPEKGMSRDYLLLSEVSCLTESCKVIFDASIGEIFLLTPWMNLDELRKEKLFVSRRLSNDEDFGLAEDLICTGCQLCGSPLGLENGYERSVDNQISVPLCCSKSLNRLHVVSMIYRPFMLYVWDESEYLPLLVKNQAAEILFGNIKAEKIYSHYSWHKSNSHPNTNAVSESSHSSAPIGNSPRAFENGERPSKTLYQIWLILLKMLLEQGKNSPLKFEVTVNTSMDKENGRFEMVSSTFPCSLLINRSLD from the exons ATGTCTGTATTCGGATGGTATGGACCTCTGATCGATCTCTCCGAAGCTGCTCTTCACGTTGGCGGTTTTGTTCAACTCCTCGTCTTCATTCATCGATCCACTCCTGTTGAG TACAAATTGACCAGTGGCGGAGACGTCATAAGGACTGACATTAAGGTAGCTGATGATACACGGTCGTTTTTCTCTGTATCATTATGGCAGAAGAAAATGGCTGCCGCTGCAATTCCGGGCGATGTTGTGTTGTTGCAGA ATGTGAAACTAAGGAAATTCGGAGATTCAACTGAGGCAACAACTGTTCATTGTTCTTCCCTAGAGTGTATAATCCATCCTTACGAAACACTTGTCTCTGAAG GTGTAGATGAATTAACGGCCAATTGTCGAGCTGGTTTAGCAGCTAAAGAAAAGCTGAGGAAGGTTGTAGAATGGGCGAAGGGGGCTGGTTCTACCTTCCACAACATAAGATTGCCTAGTGACCAA AAAACTAACCAGTTCTTCCGTAACTGGAAATTGCCGGAAAAGGGGATGTCCAGAGACTATCTCTTGCTATCCGAAGTATCATGTCTTACTGAATCATGCAAGGTTATATTTGATGCGTCAATTGGGGAAATCTTTTTGTTAACCCCCTGGATGAATCTTGATGAACTTCGAAAAGAGAAGTTGTTTGTCAGCAGGCGATTGTCTAACGATGAAGATTTTGGTCTGGCAGAAGATCTCATTTGCACTGGTTGCCAGTTGTGTGGTTCGCCTTTAGGTCTGGAAAATGGGTACGAAAG GTCTGTGGATAATCAGATTTCCGTTCCACTTTGTTGTTCAAAAAGCTTGAACCGCCTTCATGTAGTAAGCATGATATATAGGCCTTTCATG CTATACGTATGGGATGAATCAGAATACCTTCCTCTGCTTGTTAAGAATCAAGCTGCAGAAATCTTGTTTGGTAACATCAAAGCTGAAAAGATTTATTCTCACTATAGTTGGCATAAATCCAATTCCCATCCCAACACAAATGCTGTTTCTGAATCAAGCCATTCCAGTGCTCCGATTGGTAATTCCCCTCGAGCATTCGAGAACGGAGAGAGGCCTTCTAAAACTTTATATCAAATCTGGTTGATTTTGCTGAAAATGTTGTTAGAACAAGGAAAAAACAGCCCTCTTAAATTTGAAGTAACGGTTAATACCAGCATGGATAAAGAGAATGGGAGATTTGAGATGGTTTCTTCGACATTTCCATGCTCCTTATTGATCAATCGGTCTTTGGACTGA
- the LOC103487569 gene encoding uncharacterized protein LOC103487569 isoform X2, with translation MSVFGWYGPLIDLSEAALHVGGFVQLLVFIHRSTPVEYKLTSGGDVIRTDIKVADDTRSFFSVSLWQKKMAAAAIPGDVVLLQNVKLRKFGDSTEATTVHCSSLECIIHPYETLVSEGVDELTANCRAGLAAKEKLRKVVEWAKGAGSTFHNIRLPSDQKTNQFFRNWKLPEKGMSRDYLLLSEVSCLTESCKVIFDASIGEIFLLTPWMNLDELRKEKLFVSRRLSNDEDFGLAEDLICTGCQLCGSPLGLENGSVDNQISVPLCCSKSLNRLHVVSMIYRPFMLYVWDESEYLPLLVKNQAAEILFGNIKAEKIYSHYSWHKSNSHPNTNAVSESSHSSAPIGNSPRAFENGERPSKTLYQIWLILLKMLLEQGKNSPLKFEVTVNTSMDKENGRFEMVSSTFPCSLLINRSLD, from the exons ATGTCTGTATTCGGATGGTATGGACCTCTGATCGATCTCTCCGAAGCTGCTCTTCACGTTGGCGGTTTTGTTCAACTCCTCGTCTTCATTCATCGATCCACTCCTGTTGAG TACAAATTGACCAGTGGCGGAGACGTCATAAGGACTGACATTAAGGTAGCTGATGATACACGGTCGTTTTTCTCTGTATCATTATGGCAGAAGAAAATGGCTGCCGCTGCAATTCCGGGCGATGTTGTGTTGTTGCAGA ATGTGAAACTAAGGAAATTCGGAGATTCAACTGAGGCAACAACTGTTCATTGTTCTTCCCTAGAGTGTATAATCCATCCTTACGAAACACTTGTCTCTGAAG GTGTAGATGAATTAACGGCCAATTGTCGAGCTGGTTTAGCAGCTAAAGAAAAGCTGAGGAAGGTTGTAGAATGGGCGAAGGGGGCTGGTTCTACCTTCCACAACATAAGATTGCCTAGTGACCAA AAAACTAACCAGTTCTTCCGTAACTGGAAATTGCCGGAAAAGGGGATGTCCAGAGACTATCTCTTGCTATCCGAAGTATCATGTCTTACTGAATCATGCAAGGTTATATTTGATGCGTCAATTGGGGAAATCTTTTTGTTAACCCCCTGGATGAATCTTGATGAACTTCGAAAAGAGAAGTTGTTTGTCAGCAGGCGATTGTCTAACGATGAAGATTTTGGTCTGGCAGAAGATCTCATTTGCACTGGTTGCCAGTTGTGTGGTTCGCCTTTAGGTCTGGAAAATGG GTCTGTGGATAATCAGATTTCCGTTCCACTTTGTTGTTCAAAAAGCTTGAACCGCCTTCATGTAGTAAGCATGATATATAGGCCTTTCATG CTATACGTATGGGATGAATCAGAATACCTTCCTCTGCTTGTTAAGAATCAAGCTGCAGAAATCTTGTTTGGTAACATCAAAGCTGAAAAGATTTATTCTCACTATAGTTGGCATAAATCCAATTCCCATCCCAACACAAATGCTGTTTCTGAATCAAGCCATTCCAGTGCTCCGATTGGTAATTCCCCTCGAGCATTCGAGAACGGAGAGAGGCCTTCTAAAACTTTATATCAAATCTGGTTGATTTTGCTGAAAATGTTGTTAGAACAAGGAAAAAACAGCCCTCTTAAATTTGAAGTAACGGTTAATACCAGCATGGATAAAGAGAATGGGAGATTTGAGATGGTTTCTTCGACATTTCCATGCTCCTTATTGATCAATCGGTCTTTGGACTGA